CTGGAATGATTATCGGGAAGGGCTGGTCACCAATAATTCTAATTATTTCAACACCGAATTGCTCATCTAGTACTTTATCATTTATATAAATCTGCCCATCAGTCTTAACTTCAATCTTTTCTCCGGGCAAGCCAATAATCCTCTTAATATAATTAGATTGTCCATTATTATAAGGAAATACAACAATGTCAAATCTTTCTGGTTCAGAAAATCTATAACTTATTTTATTTAAAATAAAATAATCGCCATCATGAATATTAGGCTCCATGGAATCACCAATAACACTAGTTCTGTCTGCAATAAAGGTTGTAAACAGTCCGAAAATTACTAACATGAATGCTAAGTCTCTAATAAACA
This sequence is a window from Firmicutes bacterium HGW-Firmicutes-1. Protein-coding genes within it:
- the lepB gene encoding signal peptidase I, whose translation is MFIRDLAFMLVIFGLFTTFIADRTSVIGDSMEPNIHDGDYFILNKISYRFSEPERFDIVVFPYNNGQSNYIKRIIGLPGEKIEVKTDGQIYINDKVLDEQFGVEIIRIIGDQPFPIIIPDNEYFVMGDNRNDSSDSRYQDVGTIPKADIIGKAGIRIWPLSDFGTVE